One genomic window of Macrobrachium rosenbergii isolate ZJJX-2024 chromosome 51, ASM4041242v1, whole genome shotgun sequence includes the following:
- the LOC136833079 gene encoding uncharacterized protein, whose translation MADVSLISRAQVTASAMVDKQTQWEMKWIEGHTTTVPTVKFKVTTPWGTLPHSLCVVGGIQPGVNFLLGTFRRSSTAVGQSKRTGHSTNWEGCPNKKRLADAPDQDSQGGSDLQLGQESLSQPNSSHPRVIAPLDPLSGMPDPPSPPMPLAITEQCHAPSVSDVEPPLNKDPVPDPDRRADPPPGDPGSLMALIIATCEPPTSDTSSLPNPSPEDEPLLDQSATPSMGDQELASPDTGVEITLAPVVAAGRVGSPPAASEVTPDLAPASPSGLSPESLPSLPPRTDIDRPCRKPKKKKKG comes from the exons ATGGCAGACGTGAGCCTgatttccagggcccaagtgacagccagtgccatggttgacaagcaaacccagtgggagatgaaatggatagagggccacaccacaaCAGTTCCCACAGTCAAGTTCAAGGTcacaacaccttggggcacgctaccccacagCCTttgcgtggtgggtggaattcagccCGGAGTGAATTTCCTGTTGG gGACATTCAGGAGAAGCAGTACTGCTGTAGGTCAGAGCAagaggacaggccactccactaattgggagggctgcccaaataagaaACGCCTAGCAGACGCTCCCGACCAAGACTCTCAaggaggctctgacctccagctggggcaagaatctctgtctcagcccaattcaagccatccgcgagttattgcacctctggaccccttgtcaggcatgcctgaccctccaTCGCCGCCAATGCCACTTGCAatcactgagcagtgccacgctccatccGTCTCGGACGTTGAGCCACCACTCAACAaggaccctgtgccagatccagatcgTAGGGcagatcctcctccgggagatccagGATCGCTCATGGCACTAATCAtagcaacctgtgagcctccAACATCCGACACTTCTTCGTTAccaaatccgtccccagaggatgaacccctgttGGATCAATCTGCTACACCTTCtatgggagaccaggaactggcctccccggACACAGGGGTCGAGATCACTCTTgctccagttgtcgcagcagGCAGAGTCGGGAGCCCTCCTgcagcctctgaggttacccctgacctCGCacctgctagcccttctggcctttccccagagtcactGCCCTCTTTGCCTCCTAggactgacatagataggccttgtaggaaaccaaagaagaagaagaaggggtga